The Archocentrus centrarchus isolate MPI-CPG fArcCen1 chromosome 7, fArcCen1, whole genome shotgun sequence genome window below encodes:
- the LOC115783498 gene encoding mitogen-activated protein kinase 14A gives MESPLKNSPVRPGFHRLEIQKTTWDVPQRYVTLHAVGSGAYGTVCSAIDQKTKEKVAIKKLYRPFQSLIHAKRAYRELRLLRYIQHENVICLLDVFTPDATLEKFQTFYMVMPFVAQDLGHIMKTKRLSDRIITYLFYQLLRGLKYIHSAGIIHRDLKPGNLAVSENCELKILDFGLARHTESEMTGYVVTRWYRAPEIIFNWMHYSQTVDVWSAACILAEMITGEVLFRGHDSIDQLKKILHVTGTPDSSLVQRMQSKDAQSYVQGLPPQRKKDFKEVFQGMDDNVIDLLEGMLLLDPEARLTAKQGLSHPYLAEYHDPESEPDSKPYDDSFESLELAIGEWKSLVHMEIMTFDPDNPSKTAI, from the exons ATGGAGTCTCCACTGAAGAATTCCCCGGTGAGACCGGGTTTCCACAGGCTGGAGATCCAGAAAACGACGTGGGACGTCCCGCAGAGATACGTGACCCTGCACGCGGTCGGTTCCGGAGCTTACGGCACAGTGTG CTCTGCCATCGACCAGAAGACCAAGGAGAAGGTGGCCATCAAGAAGCTCTACCGGCCTTTTCAGTCGCTCATCCACGCCAAGCGTGCCTACAGAGAGCTCAGGCTGCTCCGCTACATACAGcatgaaaat GTGATCTGCCTTCTTGATGTCTTCACACCTGACGCCACACTGGAGAAATTCCAAACCTT TTATATGGTAATGCCCTTTGTGGCCCAGGATCTGGGCCACATTATGAAGACAAAAAGATTAAGTGATCGCATCATCACATACCTGTTCTACCAGCTTCTAAGAGGCTTGAAG TATATTCACTCTGCGGGGATCATTCATCGG GATCTGAAGCCTGGTAATCTAGCTGTGAGCGAGAACTGTGAGTTGAAg ATCCTGGATTTTGGCCTGGCTAGACATACAGAGAGTGAAATGACTGGTTATGTCGTAACGCGGTGGTACAGAGCACCAGAGATCATATTTAACTGGATGCACTACAGTCAGACAG TGGATGTCTGGTCAGCAGCGTGTATCCTGGCTGAAATGATCACTGGCGAGGTGCTTTTCCGAGGACACGACA GTATTGATCAACTGAAGAAGATCCTCCATGTAACGGGGACACCAGACTCCTCCCTGGTGCAGAGGATGCAGAGTAAAGAT GCACAGTCGTATGTGCAAGGTCTCCCTCCACAAAGGAAGAAAGACTTCAAGGAAGTCTTTCAAGGCATGGATGACAACG TTATCGACCTGCTGGAGGGGATGTTGCTGCTGGATCCCGAGGCCAGGCTGACAGCGAAGCAGGGACTGTCCCACCCTTACTTGGCCGAGTATCACGACCCAGAGAGCGAGCCAGACTCTAAGCCCTACGACGACTCCTTTGAGAGCCTGGAGCTCGCCATTGGCGAATGGAAGA GTCTGGTCCACATGGAgatcatgacctttgaccctgacaATCCTAGTAAGACCGCCATATAG